In the genome of Pseudomonadota bacterium, the window CCCGCACTTCATTATCCTGCTTCTCATCCAGTAAGGTGAGGATACTATCGAAATCCCTTTTATTATCCTTAGCACGTATCGTGGACAAGCATCTTTATTCAGAACCTCGAGCTTCAAGTATTCCTTTATGTCTTCTTTCCTCCCTCCCTCGAGCCTGAATGATGGCACGGTTACTTTTTGGTTGAAGATGCTCCCGACTTCCCGTGCTATCCCGTAAATTGATAGCAAATCTCCCCTGTTGGGGGCCACATTTATATCAAGAACGACATCCTTGATCCAGGGTGCTTCCTTAAGCTCATCACCTACCTTAAGACTGTCGGGCAGGATAAATATCCCGCTATGGTCATCAGAGAGACCGAGTTCCTTCTCAGAGCAGAGCATACCAATAGACTCAATGCCCTTAATATCCTTCCTCTCTATGGTTACCCCATCGGCAAGCTGCGCTCCAGCTAATGCTACAGGGACCTTGTCCCCATTTTTAAAATTTTTTGTACCGCACACTATCGGGAAGGTGTCCCTTCCAATATCAACATTACATATTAACAGGTTCTGTGCATGCGGGTGCTTATCGATTTTAAGGATTTTACCTATTACCACCCTGTCAAAAGATGGCGTTTGTTCTTCAATAGACTCAACCTCCAGGCCTCTCATGGTAAGCCTTCTTGCCAGCTCATGTGGCTCAGCATTTAGAACAACAAATTCTTTTAACCACTCGTATGGAATTCTCACAATCTTACCTCAGAACTGCGAAAGAAATCTCATATCATTATAATAAAATTGCCTGATATCATCTATACCGAACTTTACCATTGCAACCCTCTCGACCCCCATCCCGAAGGCAAAACCAGTAACCTCTTCAGGGTCATAGCCGACAATTTTTAATACCTGAGGGTGCACCATACCGGAGCCGAGGATCTCAAGCCAGCCTGTATCTTTACATACCCTGCAACCATTTCCATTACATATTACACAACCTATATCGACCTCAGCCGAGGGCTCAGTAAATGGGAAATAGCTCGGTCTGAATCTGAGGGGTGTTTTGCTACCGAACATCTCATGTACAAATATCGTCAGAATTCCTTTTAAATCAGAAAACCGAACATGCTTATCCACCATTAGACCTTCAACCTGATGGAACATGGGTGTATGGGAGATATCCTGGTCACATCTATATACAGCTCCAGGGGCAATTATTCTCACGGGCGGTAGTTGAGATTCCATCACCCTGATCTGAACGGGTGATGTGTGGGTTCTAAGTACAATGCCCTGTTTTATGTAAAATGTATCCTGCATGTCTCTTGCGGGATGGTCTTTGGGGATGTTAAGCGCTTCAAAATTATAATAATCAAGCTCAATATCAGGACCCTCTGCCACAGAAAAGCCGAGGAAGGAGAATATTCTGATAATTTCTTCAAAGGTCTGTGTGATAGGGTGTTTTTTCCCATTCAGAGGGGTCTTGCCAGGCATTGTGATGTCGATCCATGACAACCTGTCCTCTCGCCCCTTTTCTTCCTCTTCATAAAATGCTTCTAACTCATTCAACCTCTCTTCGGTCCATGCCTTAAGCCT includes:
- the pheS gene encoding phenylalanine--tRNA ligase subunit alpha, with the translated sequence MDILELKDKVKSGISSIKTIEDLKKVRTSLTGRKGIFSEFIDRIKSLEKEERKSFGKEINRLKAWTEERLNELEAFYEEEEKGREDRLSWIDITMPGKTPLNGKKHPITQTFEEIIRIFSFLGFSVAEGPDIELDYYNFEALNIPKDHPARDMQDTFYIKQGIVLRTHTSPVQIRVMESQLPPVRIIAPGAVYRCDQDISHTPMFHQVEGLMVDKHVRFSDLKGILTIFVHEMFGSKTPLRFRPSYFPFTEPSAEVDIGCVICNGNGCRVCKDTGWLEILGSGMVHPQVLKIVGYDPEEVTGFAFGMGVERVAMVKFGIDDIRQFYYNDMRFLSQF